A window of the Gossypium arboreum isolate Shixiya-1 chromosome 2, ASM2569848v2, whole genome shotgun sequence genome harbors these coding sequences:
- the LOC128284377 gene encoding uncharacterized protein LOC128284377 encodes MTVVIWLKVGSGNGEGGDFNEILFAHEKQEGLLREEARMEAFCRTLEECMLEDIGFSDHFPLLIETENAVLGRRPYRFHFKAWWTLEESCEAEIRKLWEESSSSFLNRMVNLTKGLKVWVGKIRHNRNREVNRFNKRLKELNCEERLEENLGEIVEVKLHLNVKIDKEERYWEQRACANWLQMGDKNTAFFHKYAS; translated from the exons ATGACAGTGGTGATATGGTTGAAGGTTGGTAGTGGCAATGGTGAAG GGGGCGACTTTAACGAGATTCTTTTTGCTCATGAAAAACAAGAAGGGTTACTAAGAGAAGAGGCTCGGATGGAGGCATTTTGTAGAACTTTGGAAGAGTGTATGTTGGAGGATATAGGTTTCTCAG ATCATTTTCCATTACTCATTGAAACGGAGAATGCTGTTTTGGGAAGAAGACCGTACAGGTTTCATTTCAAAGCTTGGTGGACTCTAGAGGAATCTTGTGAGGCGGAGATTAGAAAGCTGTGGGAGGAAAGTTCTAGCTCTTTCTTAAATCGCATGGTGAATCTTACTAAGGGCTTGAAAGTTTGGGTAGGTAAGATCAGGCATAATAGAAATCGAGAGGTGAATCGGTTTAATAAAAGGTTGAAAGAATTAAATTGTGAAGAGAGGTTAGAGGAGAATTTGGGTGAAATTGTCGAGGTCAAACTCCATCTAAATGTGAAGATAGATAAGGAAGAGAGGTATTGGGAGCAACGTGCTTGTGCTAATTGGCTACAAATGGGTGATAAGAATACCGCATTCTTCCATAAGTACGCGTCCTAG